A single genomic interval of Apis cerana isolate GH-2021 linkage group LG2, AcerK_1.0, whole genome shotgun sequence harbors:
- the LOC108002918 gene encoding cathepsin O-like isoform X1: MHLLLYCASELCLTLDMEWKTIAFTILVVSLCFLAIPIKVDPDNNEDIKLFQNYVIRYNKSYRNNPSEYEERFKRFQILFLSQRSLQHIEKMNGLRSSQESAYYGLTEFSDMSEDEFLLHTLLPDLPIRGEKHMNASYHRKHQVPIDRMKRSISIPSRFDWRDKGVITPVRSQGSCGACWAFSTIEVIESMFAIKNGTLHSLSVQEMIDCAKNSNFGCEGGDICSLLSWLLVSKVQILQESIYPLVGMTGTCKLGKMTDKTFDIKIRDFTCDSFVDAEDELLIALATHGPVAAAVNALSWQNYLGGVIQYHCDGSFDNLNHAVQIIGYDKSVAVPHYIIKNSWGSNFGDKGYMYIGIGNNLCGIANQVSSLDTF, encoded by the exons ATGCATTTGTTGCTTTACTGTGCTTCGGAATTATGTCTTACCCTTGATATGGAGTGGAAAACAATAGCATTTACAATATTAGTTGTAAGTTTGTGTTTTTTGGCAATACCAATTAAAGTGGATCCAGATAATAATGAAgatattaaactttttcaaaattatgttattcgttataataaatcttatagaaATAATCCATCAGAATATGAAGAAAGATTTAAACGCTTTCAG atattgTTCTTATCGCAGAGATCGTTGCaacatatagaaaaaatgaatggTCTCCGATCATCACAAGAAAGTGCTTATTATGGACTCACTGAATTTTCTGATATGTCGGAAGACGAATTTCTGCTACATACCCTCTTACCTGACTTACCAATAAGAG GAGAAAAACACATGAATGCATCGTATCATCGCAAGCATCAGGTACCTATTGATCGAATGAAAAGATCAATTAGTATACCTTCAAGATTCGATTGGAGAGATAAAGGAGTAATAACTCCAGTACGTAGTCAAGGATCTTGTGGTGCTTGTTGGGCTTTTAGTACTATTGAAGTTATTGAATCGatgtttgcaataaaaaatggCACTCTACATTCTTTGAGCGTACAAGAA ATGATTGATTGTgcgaaaaatagtaattttggATGTGAAGGAGGAGATATATGCAGTTTGCTCTCGTGGTTATTAGTATCAAAAGTTCAGATACTTCAAGAATCTATTTATCCACTTGTAGGAATGACGGGTACGTGTAAACTTGGAAA aaTGACAGATAAAACATTTGATATAAAGATACGAGATTTTACGTGTGATag TTTCGTAGATGCAGAGGATGAGTTATTGATAGCATTGGCCACTCATGGACCAGTAGCGGCAGCAGTAAATGCTTTATCCTGGCAAAACTATTTAGGTGGAGTAATACAATATCATTGTGATGGTTCTTTTGATAATCTGAATCATGCTGTACAAATAATAGGATATGATAAATCAGTTGCCGTaccacattatattataaaaaattcatgggGATCAAATTTTGGGGACAAAGGCTATATGTACATAGGAATAGGCAATAATTTATGCg GCATAGCAAATCAAGTTTCGTCATTGGATACTTTTTAA
- the LOC108002917 gene encoding tryptophan 2,3-dioxygenase isoform X2 produces the protein MACPLSDGIAEDHDQENDQLAEGMLYGEYLRLDKILTAQRLLSAEYNKEVHDEHLFIITHQAYELWFKQIIYELDSVRALFNSEPSNFGALNGTSNCHTSIQKNRISEVLDESRTLEILKRLNRIVLILKLLVDQVTILETMTPLDFMAFRDYLCPASGFQSLQFRLLENKLGVKQEHRVKYNQNYTRVFGRDPKAIEAIKRSEEEPSLSCLVQKWLARTPGLETHNFDFWEKYKRSVENLLDEQEQLARKYTKEQLRNYHLANVHSRKAVFETIFNESLHNALVSRGERRFAYAALQGAVLITLYRDEPRFSQPHQILNALMDIDSLITKWR, from the exons ATGGCTTGTCCTTTATCGGATGGTATTGC GGAAGATCATGATCAAGAGAACGATCAATTGGCTGAAGGTATGCTATATGGTGAATACCTTCGgttggataaaattttaaccgcACAAAGGTTACTGAGCGCTGAATATAACAAAGAAGTGCATGATGAACATCTTTTTATCATCACTCATCagg CATACGAACTTTGGTTCAAACAAATTATCTACGAATTAGATTCAGTCAGAGCACTCTTTAACTCCGAACCAAGCAACTTTGGCGCTTTGAATGGTACTTCTAACTGTCATACTTCCATTCAGAAAAACAGAATTTCCGAAGTTTTAGACGAATCAAGAActctagaaattttaaaaaggttAAATCGCATCGTTCTCATTTTAAAA ttatTAGTGGACCAAGTGACAATTTTGGAAACTATGACACCGTTAGATTTTATGGCATTCAGAGATTATTTATGCCCAGCCTCAGGATTTCAATCGCTACAATTTCGTTTATTGGAGAATAAATTAGGTGTAAAACAAGAGCATAGAGTTaagtataatcaaaattacacCAGAGTGTTCGGAAGAGATCCAAAAGCTATTGAGGCGATTAAACGTTCAGAAGAAGAACCTAGTCTCAGTTGTCTCGTTCAAAAATGGTTAGCAAGAACACCAGGTCTTGAAACTCACAATTTCGATTTTtgggaaaaatacaaaagatccGTGGAAAATCTGCTCGACGAACAAGAGCAACTTGCTCga aAATATACAAAGGAGCAACTCAGAAATTATCATTTAGCAAATGTACATTCTCGAAAAGCAGTATTCGAAACGATCTTCAATGAATCTCTTCATAATGCACTTGTATctcgaggagaaagaagattcGCGTATGCTGCTCTTCAAGGAGCAGTATTAATCACATTATATCGAGATGAACCAAGATTTAGTCAACCTCACCAAATTTTGAACGCATTAATGGACATTGATTCTTTAATTACTAAATGGAG ATAA
- the LOC108002917 gene encoding tryptophan 2,3-dioxygenase isoform X1 — protein sequence MACPLSDGIAEDHDQENDQLAEGMLYGEYLRLDKILTAQRLLSAEYNKEVHDEHLFIITHQAYELWFKQIIYELDSVRALFNSEPSNFGALNGTSNCHTSIQKNRISEVLDESRTLEILKRLNRIVLILKLLVDQVTILETMTPLDFMAFRDYLCPASGFQSLQFRLLENKLGVKQEHRVKYNQNYTRVFGRDPKAIEAIKRSEEEPSLSCLVQKWLARTPGLETHNFDFWEKYKRSVENLLDEQEQLARKYTKEQLRNYHLANVHSRKAVFETIFNESLHNALVSRGERRFAYAALQGAVLITLYRDEPRFSQPHQILNALMDIDSLITKWRYNHVLMVQRMIGSQQLGTGGSSGYQYLKSTLSDRYKVFLDLFNLSTFLIPRHMIPPLTKEMKSMLSVSCNGWNSDDN from the exons ATGGCTTGTCCTTTATCGGATGGTATTGC GGAAGATCATGATCAAGAGAACGATCAATTGGCTGAAGGTATGCTATATGGTGAATACCTTCGgttggataaaattttaaccgcACAAAGGTTACTGAGCGCTGAATATAACAAAGAAGTGCATGATGAACATCTTTTTATCATCACTCATCagg CATACGAACTTTGGTTCAAACAAATTATCTACGAATTAGATTCAGTCAGAGCACTCTTTAACTCCGAACCAAGCAACTTTGGCGCTTTGAATGGTACTTCTAACTGTCATACTTCCATTCAGAAAAACAGAATTTCCGAAGTTTTAGACGAATCAAGAActctagaaattttaaaaaggttAAATCGCATCGTTCTCATTTTAAAA ttatTAGTGGACCAAGTGACAATTTTGGAAACTATGACACCGTTAGATTTTATGGCATTCAGAGATTATTTATGCCCAGCCTCAGGATTTCAATCGCTACAATTTCGTTTATTGGAGAATAAATTAGGTGTAAAACAAGAGCATAGAGTTaagtataatcaaaattacacCAGAGTGTTCGGAAGAGATCCAAAAGCTATTGAGGCGATTAAACGTTCAGAAGAAGAACCTAGTCTCAGTTGTCTCGTTCAAAAATGGTTAGCAAGAACACCAGGTCTTGAAACTCACAATTTCGATTTTtgggaaaaatacaaaagatccGTGGAAAATCTGCTCGACGAACAAGAGCAACTTGCTCga aAATATACAAAGGAGCAACTCAGAAATTATCATTTAGCAAATGTACATTCTCGAAAAGCAGTATTCGAAACGATCTTCAATGAATCTCTTCATAATGCACTTGTATctcgaggagaaagaagattcGCGTATGCTGCTCTTCAAGGAGCAGTATTAATCACATTATATCGAGATGAACCAAGATTTAGTCAACCTCACCAAATTTTGAACGCATTAATGGACATTGATTCTTTAATTACTAAATGGAGgt ATAATCATGTTTTAATGGTTCAAAGAATGATCGGATCTCAACAACTCGGAACAGGAGGATCTTCaggatatcaatatttaaaatcaactttaag TGACAGGTACAAAGTATTTTTGGACTTATTCAATCTATCCACGTTTTTGATACCTCGTCATATGATTCCACCATTaacgaaagaaatgaaatcaatGTTATCTGTTTCCTGCAATGGTTGGAATTCAgatgataattaa
- the LOC108002895 gene encoding small ribosomal subunit protein uS3 — MDNRSISKKRKFVGDGVFKAELNEFLTRELSEDGYSGVEVRVTPHRTEIILLATHTQSVLGEKGRRIRELTSVVQKRFNFKETQNIELYAEKVATRGLCAIAQAESLRFKLIGGLAVRRACYGVLRFIMESGAKGCEVVVSGKLRGQRAKSMKFVDGLMIHSGEPTNEYVNTATRHVLLRQGVLGIKVKIMLPYDPHGKTGPKKPLPDSVSIVEPKDEVFPSQPTSEVKASKDLPQPIPLAV; from the exons ATGGATAACCGTTCCATTTCAAAGAAGAGAAAG tttgttGGAGATGGAGTTTTTAAAGCTGAATTAAATGAGTTTTTAACTCGTGAATTGTCAGAAGATGGATATTCGGGAGTAGAAGTACGCGTCACTCCCCATCGTACAGAAATTATCTTACTGGCAACTCATACGCAAAGTGTTCTTGGAGAAAAAGGTCGTAGGATTCGAGAATTAACTTCTGTCGTACaaaaacgatttaatttcaaagaaacacaaaatattgaattatatgcCGAAAAAGTAGCAACACGTGGTCTTTGTGCGATTGCTCAAGCAGAATCTTtacgttttaaattaattggagGTCTTGCTGTACGAAg AGCTTGTTATGGAGTACTTCGTTTTATTATGGAATCAGGAGCAAAAGGTTGTGAAGTTGTTGTTAGTGGTAAATTACGTGGACAAAGAgcaaaatcaatgaaatttgttGATGGATTAATGATTCATTCTGGAGAACCAACTAATGAGTATGTTAATACTGCAACTCGTCATGTACTTCTTCGACAAG GTGTACTTGGtatcaaagtaaaaattatgctCCCATATGATCCTCATGGCAAAACGGGTCCTAAAAAACCTCTTCCAGATTCTGTTTCAATTGTTGAGCCAAAAGATGAAGTTTTTCCTTCGCAACCAACATCTGAAGTAAAAGCATCAAAGGATTTACCACAACCAATACCACTTGcagtgtaa
- the LOC108002918 gene encoding cathepsin O-like isoform X2, whose amino-acid sequence MHLLLYCASELCLTLDMEWKTIAFTILVVSLCFLAIPIKVDPDNNEDIKLFQNYVIRYNKSYRNNPSEYEERFKRFQRSLQHIEKMNGLRSSQESAYYGLTEFSDMSEDEFLLHTLLPDLPIRGEKHMNASYHRKHQVPIDRMKRSISIPSRFDWRDKGVITPVRSQGSCGACWAFSTIEVIESMFAIKNGTLHSLSVQEMIDCAKNSNFGCEGGDICSLLSWLLVSKVQILQESIYPLVGMTGTCKLGKMTDKTFDIKIRDFTCDSFVDAEDELLIALATHGPVAAAVNALSWQNYLGGVIQYHCDGSFDNLNHAVQIIGYDKSVAVPHYIIKNSWGSNFGDKGYMYIGIGNNLCGIANQVSSLDTF is encoded by the exons ATGCATTTGTTGCTTTACTGTGCTTCGGAATTATGTCTTACCCTTGATATGGAGTGGAAAACAATAGCATTTACAATATTAGTTGTAAGTTTGTGTTTTTTGGCAATACCAATTAAAGTGGATCCAGATAATAATGAAgatattaaactttttcaaaattatgttattcgttataataaatcttatagaaATAATCCATCAGAATATGAAGAAAGATTTAAACGCTTTCAG AGATCGTTGCaacatatagaaaaaatgaatggTCTCCGATCATCACAAGAAAGTGCTTATTATGGACTCACTGAATTTTCTGATATGTCGGAAGACGAATTTCTGCTACATACCCTCTTACCTGACTTACCAATAAGAG GAGAAAAACACATGAATGCATCGTATCATCGCAAGCATCAGGTACCTATTGATCGAATGAAAAGATCAATTAGTATACCTTCAAGATTCGATTGGAGAGATAAAGGAGTAATAACTCCAGTACGTAGTCAAGGATCTTGTGGTGCTTGTTGGGCTTTTAGTACTATTGAAGTTATTGAATCGatgtttgcaataaaaaatggCACTCTACATTCTTTGAGCGTACAAGAA ATGATTGATTGTgcgaaaaatagtaattttggATGTGAAGGAGGAGATATATGCAGTTTGCTCTCGTGGTTATTAGTATCAAAAGTTCAGATACTTCAAGAATCTATTTATCCACTTGTAGGAATGACGGGTACGTGTAAACTTGGAAA aaTGACAGATAAAACATTTGATATAAAGATACGAGATTTTACGTGTGATag TTTCGTAGATGCAGAGGATGAGTTATTGATAGCATTGGCCACTCATGGACCAGTAGCGGCAGCAGTAAATGCTTTATCCTGGCAAAACTATTTAGGTGGAGTAATACAATATCATTGTGATGGTTCTTTTGATAATCTGAATCATGCTGTACAAATAATAGGATATGATAAATCAGTTGCCGTaccacattatattataaaaaattcatgggGATCAAATTTTGGGGACAAAGGCTATATGTACATAGGAATAGGCAATAATTTATGCg GCATAGCAAATCAAGTTTCGTCATTGGATACTTTTTAA